One genomic window of Motacilla alba alba isolate MOTALB_02 chromosome 3, Motacilla_alba_V1.0_pri, whole genome shotgun sequence includes the following:
- the PROX1 gene encoding prospero homeobox protein 1 isoform X1 has product MPDHDSTALLSRQTKRRRVDIGVKRTVGTASAFFAKARATFFSAMNPQGSEQDVEYSVVQHADGEKSNVLRKLLKRANSYEDAMMPFPGATIISQLLKNNMNKNGGTEPSFQASGLSSTGSEVHQEDVCSNSSRDSPQECLSPFGRPTMSQFDVDRLCDEHLRAKRARVENIIRGMSHSPSVALRGNENEREIAPQSVSPRESYRENKRKQKLPQQQQQSFQQLVSARKEQKREERRQLKQQLEDMQKQLRQLQEKFYQIYDSTDSENDEDGNLSEDSMRSETMDARAGDSVGRSDNEMCELDPGQFIDRARALIREQEVAENKPKREGPKEKEQGPNAFHPEGKHLAETLKQELNTAMSQVVDTVVKVFSSKPSRQLPQVFPPLQIPQARFAVNGENHNFHTANQRLQCFGDVIIPTPLETFGSVPMPGATDQTEALPLVVRKNSSDQSASAPPAGGHHASLHQSPLSATTGFSTSSFRHPFPLPLMAYPFQSPLGAPSASFPGKERASPESLDLTRETTSLRTKMSSHHMNHHPCSPAHPPSAAEGLSLSLIKSECGDLQDMSEISPYSGSAMQEGLSPNHLKKAKLMFFYTRYPSSNMLKTYFSDVKFNRCITSQLIKWFSNFREFYYIQMEKYARQAINDGVTSTEELSITRDCELYRALNMHYNKANDFEQVPERFLEVAQITLREFFNAIIAGKDVDPSWKKAIYKVICKLDSEVPEIFKSPNCLQELLHE; this is encoded by the exons ATGCCTGACCATGACAGCACAGCCCTCTTAAGCAGGCAAACCAAGAGAAGAAGAGTTGACATTGGAGTGAAAAGGACGGTAGGGACAGCATCTGCATTTTTTGCAAAGGCAAGAGCAACGTTTTTTAGTGCCATGAATCCCCAAGGTTCAGAGCAGGATGTCGAGTATTCAGTAGTGCAGCATGCAGATGGGGAAAAGTCAAATGTACTCCGCAAGCTGCTGAAGAGGGCGAACTCATATGAAGATGCCATGATGCCTTTTCCAGGAGCAACCATAATTTCCCAGCTGTTGAAAAATAACATGAACAAAAATGGTGGCACGGAGCCCAGTTTCCAAGCCAGCGGTCTCTCTAGTACAGGCTCAGAAGTACATCAGGAGGATGTATGCAGCAACTCTTCAAGAGACAGCCCCCAAGAGTGTCTTTCCCCTTTTGGCAGGCCAACTATGAGCCAGTTTGATGTGGATCGGTTATGCGACGAGCACCTGAGAGCTAAACGCGCCCGGGTTGAGAATATAATTCGAGGTATGAGCCATTCCCCCAGTGTGGCATTAAGGggcaatgaaaatgaaagagaaatagcTCCGCAGTCCGTCAGTCCCCGAGAAAgttacagagaaaacaaacgCAAGCAAAAGCTgccacaacagcagcagcagagtttcCAGCAGCTGGTTTCAGCGAGGAAAGAGCAGAAGCGAGAGGAGCGCAgacagctgaagcagcagctggaggacatgcagaagcagctgcgccagctgcaggagaagtTCTACCAGATCTACGACAGCACCGACTCTGAAAATGATGAAGATGGCAACCTGTCTGAAGACAGCATGCGCTCGGAAACCATGGACGCGAGAGCCGGTGACTCTGTCGGCAGGTCAGACAATGAGATGTGTGAGCTGGACCCAGGGCAGTTCATCGACCGGGCGCGGGCCCTCATCCGGGAGCAGGAGGTAGCGGAAAACAAGCCAAAAAGAGAAGGTCCTAAGGAGAAGGAGCAAGGGCCAAACGCCTTCCACCCCGAAGGCAAACACTTGGCTGAGACCCTCAAGCAGGAGCTGAACACTGCCATGTCACAAGTTGTGGACACAGTGGTCAAAGTTTTCTCATCCAAGCCCTCCCGCCAGCTTCCTCAGGTCTTCCCACCCCTCCAGATCCCACAGGCCAGGTTCGCCGTCAATGGAGAGAACCACAACTTTCACACAGCCAACCAGCGCCTGCAGTGCTTTGGGGACGTCATCATTCCCACCCCCCTTGAAACCTTCGGCAGCGTCCCAATGCCTGGCGCCACCGACCAAACCGAGGCGCTGCCCCTCGTCGTCCGCAAAAACTCCTCTGACCAATCCGCCTCGGCCCCGCCAGCCGGTGGCCACCACGCCTCCCTGCACCAGTCCCCGCTCTCGGCCACCACCGgcttctccacctcctccttccGCCACCCGTTCCCACTGCCCCTCATGGCCTACCCTTTCCAGAGCCCCCTGGGCGCCCCATCGGCCTCCTTCCCAGGGAAAGAGCGCGCCTCCCCCGAATCCCTCGACCTGACCCGGGAGACCACCAGCCTGAGGACCAAGATGTCATCGCACCATATGAACCACCACCCCTGCTCGCCGGCCCACCCCCCCAGCGCTGCCGAGGGCCTCTCCTTGTCCCTCATAAAGTCCGAGTGTGGCGACCTGCAAGACATGTCTGAAATCTCACCCTACTCGGGAAGTGCA ATGCAGGAAGGCTTGTCACCGAATCACTTGAAAAAGGCCAAGCTCATGTTCTTTTACACCCGGTACCCAAGTTCCAATATGCTGAAAACCTACTTCTCAGATGTAAAG TTCAACAGATGCATTACCTCTCAGCTCATCAAGTGGTTTAGCAATTTCCGTGAGTTTTACTACATTCAGATGGAGAAGTATGCACGGCAAGCCATCAACGACGGGGTCACGAGCACTGAGGAGCTGTCTATAACCAGAGACTGTGAGCTGTACAGGGCCCTGAACATGCACTACAATAAAGCAAATGATTTTGAG CAGGTTCCAGAGAGATTCCTGGAAGTGGCTCAGATCACGTTACGAGAGTTTTTCAATGCCATTATCGCAGGCAAAGATGTTGATCCTTCCTGGAAGAAGGCCATATACAAGGTCATCTGTAAGCTGGACAGTGAGGTCCCTGAGATTTTCAAATCCCCAAACTGCCTACAAGAGCTTCTTCATGAGTAG
- the PROX1 gene encoding prospero homeobox protein 1 isoform X2, whose protein sequence is MPDHDSTALLSRQTKRRRVDIGVKRTVGTASAFFAKARATFFSAMNPQGSEQDVEYSVVQHADGEKSNVLRKLLKRANSYEDAMMPFPGATIISQLLKNNMNKNGGTEPSFQASGLSSTGSEVHQEDVCSNSSRDSPQECLSPFGRPTMSQFDVDRLCDEHLRAKRARVENIIRGMSHSPSVALRGNENEREIAPQSVSPRESYRENKRKQKLPQQQQQSFQQLVSARKEQKREERRQLKQQLEDMQKQLRQLQEKFYQIYDSTDSENDEDGNLSEDSMRSETMDARAGDSVGRSDNEMCELDPGQFIDRARALIREQEVAENKPKREGPKEKEQGPNAFHPEGKHLAETLKQELNTAMSQVVDTVVKVFSSKPSRQLPQVFPPLQIPQARFAVNGENHNFHTANQRLQCFGDVIIPTPLETFGSVPMPGATDQTEALPLVVRKNSSDQSASAPPAGGHHASLHQSPLSATTGFSTSSFRHPFPLPLMAYPFQSPLGAPSASFPGKERASPESLDLTRETTSLRTKMSSHHMNHHPCSPAHPPSAAEGLSLSLIKSECGDLQDMSEISPYSGSAMQEGLSPNHLKKAKLMFFYTRYPSSNMLKTYFSDVKFNRCITSQLIKWFSNFREFYYIQMEKYARQAINDGVTSTEELSITRDCELYRALNMHYNKANDFEVPERFLEVAQITLREFFNAIIAGKDVDPSWKKAIYKVICKLDSEVPEIFKSPNCLQELLHE, encoded by the exons ATGCCTGACCATGACAGCACAGCCCTCTTAAGCAGGCAAACCAAGAGAAGAAGAGTTGACATTGGAGTGAAAAGGACGGTAGGGACAGCATCTGCATTTTTTGCAAAGGCAAGAGCAACGTTTTTTAGTGCCATGAATCCCCAAGGTTCAGAGCAGGATGTCGAGTATTCAGTAGTGCAGCATGCAGATGGGGAAAAGTCAAATGTACTCCGCAAGCTGCTGAAGAGGGCGAACTCATATGAAGATGCCATGATGCCTTTTCCAGGAGCAACCATAATTTCCCAGCTGTTGAAAAATAACATGAACAAAAATGGTGGCACGGAGCCCAGTTTCCAAGCCAGCGGTCTCTCTAGTACAGGCTCAGAAGTACATCAGGAGGATGTATGCAGCAACTCTTCAAGAGACAGCCCCCAAGAGTGTCTTTCCCCTTTTGGCAGGCCAACTATGAGCCAGTTTGATGTGGATCGGTTATGCGACGAGCACCTGAGAGCTAAACGCGCCCGGGTTGAGAATATAATTCGAGGTATGAGCCATTCCCCCAGTGTGGCATTAAGGggcaatgaaaatgaaagagaaatagcTCCGCAGTCCGTCAGTCCCCGAGAAAgttacagagaaaacaaacgCAAGCAAAAGCTgccacaacagcagcagcagagtttcCAGCAGCTGGTTTCAGCGAGGAAAGAGCAGAAGCGAGAGGAGCGCAgacagctgaagcagcagctggaggacatgcagaagcagctgcgccagctgcaggagaagtTCTACCAGATCTACGACAGCACCGACTCTGAAAATGATGAAGATGGCAACCTGTCTGAAGACAGCATGCGCTCGGAAACCATGGACGCGAGAGCCGGTGACTCTGTCGGCAGGTCAGACAATGAGATGTGTGAGCTGGACCCAGGGCAGTTCATCGACCGGGCGCGGGCCCTCATCCGGGAGCAGGAGGTAGCGGAAAACAAGCCAAAAAGAGAAGGTCCTAAGGAGAAGGAGCAAGGGCCAAACGCCTTCCACCCCGAAGGCAAACACTTGGCTGAGACCCTCAAGCAGGAGCTGAACACTGCCATGTCACAAGTTGTGGACACAGTGGTCAAAGTTTTCTCATCCAAGCCCTCCCGCCAGCTTCCTCAGGTCTTCCCACCCCTCCAGATCCCACAGGCCAGGTTCGCCGTCAATGGAGAGAACCACAACTTTCACACAGCCAACCAGCGCCTGCAGTGCTTTGGGGACGTCATCATTCCCACCCCCCTTGAAACCTTCGGCAGCGTCCCAATGCCTGGCGCCACCGACCAAACCGAGGCGCTGCCCCTCGTCGTCCGCAAAAACTCCTCTGACCAATCCGCCTCGGCCCCGCCAGCCGGTGGCCACCACGCCTCCCTGCACCAGTCCCCGCTCTCGGCCACCACCGgcttctccacctcctccttccGCCACCCGTTCCCACTGCCCCTCATGGCCTACCCTTTCCAGAGCCCCCTGGGCGCCCCATCGGCCTCCTTCCCAGGGAAAGAGCGCGCCTCCCCCGAATCCCTCGACCTGACCCGGGAGACCACCAGCCTGAGGACCAAGATGTCATCGCACCATATGAACCACCACCCCTGCTCGCCGGCCCACCCCCCCAGCGCTGCCGAGGGCCTCTCCTTGTCCCTCATAAAGTCCGAGTGTGGCGACCTGCAAGACATGTCTGAAATCTCACCCTACTCGGGAAGTGCA ATGCAGGAAGGCTTGTCACCGAATCACTTGAAAAAGGCCAAGCTCATGTTCTTTTACACCCGGTACCCAAGTTCCAATATGCTGAAAACCTACTTCTCAGATGTAAAG TTCAACAGATGCATTACCTCTCAGCTCATCAAGTGGTTTAGCAATTTCCGTGAGTTTTACTACATTCAGATGGAGAAGTATGCACGGCAAGCCATCAACGACGGGGTCACGAGCACTGAGGAGCTGTCTATAACCAGAGACTGTGAGCTGTACAGGGCCCTGAACATGCACTACAATAAAGCAAATGATTTTGAG GTTCCAGAGAGATTCCTGGAAGTGGCTCAGATCACGTTACGAGAGTTTTTCAATGCCATTATCGCAGGCAAAGATGTTGATCCTTCCTGGAAGAAGGCCATATACAAGGTCATCTGTAAGCTGGACAGTGAGGTCCCTGAGATTTTCAAATCCCCAAACTGCCTACAAGAGCTTCTTCATGAGTAG